Proteins from a genomic interval of Euwallacea fornicatus isolate EFF26 chromosome 1, ASM4011564v1, whole genome shotgun sequence:
- the LOC136344033 gene encoding metaxin-1 — protein sequence MIANDKFTLYIYDGDYGLPSLDVECTKTLLFFSIAKIPLQIITFNNLKVCIFHSGSYFVHKNVCLKSFHESVLYLNTLNYNLDVNLSPKQQSESLALKTLVQAKLRPALEYVFWLDQRNCEEFTQLWYAKALPFPFNNIHIKRLKDNALDLIESQYPCDCSLETAKDNITMLVTECLTSLSARLSNLNYFYGDNPTSLDIIVYSYLAPLLKLPFPSNSINSLVTLWPNLVNYIKRIDVKYLPDLPKEPKYIRNEDKAKTSDDDVSYVAISILTISAVTLMFGFAISKGFISTKLY from the coding sequence ATGATCGCCAACGATAAATTCACTTTATATATATACGATGGAGACTACGGCTTGCCCTCCTTAGATGTAGAATGTACGAAAACCCTCCTTTTCTTCTCAATTGCCAAAATACCACTTCAAATTATAACTTTCAACAACTTAAAAGTGTGTATATTTCACAGTGGTTCCTATTTTGTGCACAAAAATGTGTGCCTTAAGTCATTCCACGAGAGTGTCTTATATCTAAACACCTTAAATTATAACTTAGATGTGAACTTATCGCCAAAGCAGCAGAGTGAGTCTTTGGCATTGAAGACCTTAGTGCAAGCAAAACTGAGACCTGCCTTGGAGTATGTGTTTTGGCTGGACCAAAGAAACTGTGAAGAATTTACTCAATTGTGGTATGCGAAAGCCCTGCCGTTCCCTTTCAACAACATTCACATTAAACGGTTGAAAGACAATGCCTTAGATTTAATTGAAAGCCAATACCCCTGTGATTGTTCCTTGGAAACTGCAAAAGATAACATTACAATGTTAGTCACTGAATGCTTAACATCACTATCAGCTCGGTTAAGCAacttaaactatttttatggAGATAACCCTACATCCCTAGACATAATTGTTTATAGCTACTTAGCCCCATTACTGAAACTTCCATTTCCCTCAAACAGTATTAACAGCCTGGTGACTTTGTGGCCCAATTTGGTGAATTATATCAAGAGGATTGATGTTAAATATCTGCCTGATCTGCCCAAAGAGCCGAAATATATTAGAAATGAAGACAAAGCCAAGACGAGTGATGATGATGTTTCTTATGTTGCCATTTCTATACTGACAATTAGTGCTGTTACTCTTATGTTTGGTTTTGCTATAAGCAAAGGATTTATATCGACGAAATTGTATTAG